The Streptococcus marmotae genome contains the following window.
GGTGTTCGTGATTTTAGCGAACAAGACTTGGCTGCTCTGGAATTTGTTCGTTGTTTTCGGAGTGCAGGGGTTTCGGTTGAGCGGTTGATTGAGTATATCAGCCTGTGTCAAGATGGGGAAGATGAGCATGTAGAGGAACGCCGTGCGATTTTAGTCGACGAGCGTGAGAAATTGCAGAAGAAAGCGGATGAGTTATTAGCAGCGATCAGCAGATTGGACTATAAGATTAAACACTATAAGGCAATTATGCTGGAGAAGGCGAAATAATTTGCGGAAGTGAGCAGTTGGCAATCTCTGAACAACGATTTTATCACTTGTTCATGGTATAATGGAAACTCCATTGTGTAAACAGAAAGGAAAAGAATGTCGATTATAAAAAATCTCTGGTGGTTTTTTAAAGAGGAAAAACGGCGCTATGTCATTGGGATTGCTTCCCTGAGCTTGGTCGCTGTTTTAAATTTGATTCCGCCAAAAATTATGGGGCATGTTATCGATGCCATTACACGGAAAAGTTTGACAGGAAGTGAACTTCTGCTTCAGCTTTTCTACCTAATTCTTGCAGCCTTTGCTATGTATGGCTTGCGCTATGTATGGCGGATGTATATTTTAGGGACTTCCTACCGCTTGGGTCAGCTTATTCGTTACCGTTTGTTTGATCATTTCACTAAAATGTCCCCTTCCTTTTATCAGAAACATCGGACAGGGGATTTAATGGCCCATGCCACCAATGATATTAACTCCTTGACTCGATTGGCTGGAGGGGGTGTCATGTCAGCGGTTGACGCTTCAATTACAGCTTTGGTAACTCTAGTGACGATGTTTTTTACCATTTCTTGGCAAATGACCTTGATTGCCGTACTTCCCTTGCCCTTTATGGCTTTAGCGACAAGCAAACTTGGTCGAAAGACTCATGAAGCAACCAAGGGTTCTCAAGCGGCTTTTTCGGAATTAAACAACAAGGTGCAAGAAAGTGTGGCTGGTATCAAGGTGACCAAGTCTTTTGGTTATCAAGAGGATGAAATCACCGCTTTTCAAGAAATCAATGAAATGGCCTTCGTAAAAAATATGCGTACCATGAGCTATGATGTGCTTTTTGATCCTCTAGTGCTCTTGTTCATCGGAGGTTCCTATGTCTTGACGCTTGCGGTTGGAGCTCTCATGATTGCCCAAGGGCAGGTAACGATTGGCGATTTGGTAACCTTTGTAACCTATTTGGATATGCTGGTTTGGCCCTTGATGGCAATTGGTTTTCTATTTAATATTGCTCAGCGGGGGCATGTTTCCTACGATCGAATTCAAAAACTCTTAGATCAAGAATCGGACATTCAAAATCCAGAACATCCTGTTGAGAGGATCGCAAATGGTCGTCTGGTCTATGATGTGGACCAATTCAGCTACGAAGATGACCAAACCTTATCGGATATTCACTTCGTTTTGGAAAAAGGACAGACCTTGGGCTTAGTGGGGCAAACGGGTTCTGGGAAGTCAACCTTGATTAAATTGTTATTACGGGAGCAAGATGTTAATCAGGGAAAGATTACCTTAAATGGTCACGATTTGCGTGATTATCGTTTGTCTGACCTTCGAAGTTTAATTGGTTATGTACCGCAAGATCAATTCTTATTTGCGACGACGATTTTAGAAAATGTCCGTTTTGGCAATCCTTCTCTTTCGCTAGCAGAAGTCGAAGCGGCAACCAAACTCTCCCAAGTGTATGAGGATATTGTCGCCATGCCCGACGGTTTTTCTACCCTGATTGGTGAAAAAGGTGTGTCTTTATCAGGCGGTCAAAAGCAGCGACTTGCCATGAGTCGGGCCATGATTTTAGACCCAGATATTTTGATTTTAGACGATTCGTTATCAGCTGTTGATGCTAAAACGGAACATGCCATTATCGAAAATCTTAAAGAAACTAGACAGGCTAAAACGACGATTATCTCAGCTCATCGCTTGTCAGCCGTTGTCCATGCAGATTTGATTTTGGTGATGCAAAATGGACAGATTATTGAGAGTGGTCGTCATGAGGATTTACTGAATCAAGGTGGTTGGTATGCCCAGACCTATGCTTCTCAGCAGTTAGAAATGGAGGAGATTTGATATGAAAAAGCCAAATCAATGGATGGTTTTGAAACGACTCTTGTCCTATCTGAAGCCCTATAAGTGGCTAACAACTTTGGCTTTGGGTTTACTGTTATTGACAACGGTTGTGAAAAATAGTATTCCTCTGATTGCCTCTCATTTTATTGACCATTATTTAAGTAATGTTAATCAAACTGCGGTCTTACTCTTGGTAGGCTATTACATGATGTATGTCTTGCAGACAGTGATTCAATATTTTGGCAATCTCTTTTTTGCGAAGGTCTCTTATAGTATTGTCCGTGATATTCGCAGGGATGCGTTTTCGAATATGGAGCGCTTGGGGATGTCTTATTTTGACCGCACGCCTGCTGGCTCGATTGTCTCACGGATTACCAATGATACAGAAGCCATTTCGGAGATGTTTTCTGGGATTTTATCGAGTTTTATTTCAGCTATTTTTATTTTTAGCGTCACCCTTTATACCATGCTGATGCTGGATATTCGTCTGACTGCTTTAGTGGCACTCTTGCTTCCCCTCATTTTTCTTTTGGTCAATCTCTATCGGAAAAAATCCGTTGCCGTTATTACAAAGACCAGAAGTCTTTTGAGTGACATCAACAGTAAATTGGCTGAAAGTATTGAAGGGATTCGGATTGTTCAAGCCTTTGGTCAGGAAGAACGCTTGAAGGCTGAGTTTGAGGCAATCAATCAAGAGCATGTTGTCTATGCCAATCGTTCGATGGCCTTGGATAGTTTGTTTTTTGCGACCTGCTATGTCGTTGTTGAAACTCCTAGCTTATGCGCTCTTGATGGCCTATTTTGGCTTTCACGGCTTAGAGGTAGGCATTTCAGCTGGGCTCATGTATGCCTTTATCCAGTATGTCAATCGCCTGTTTGATCCTTTGATTGAGGTGACACAGAATTTTTCGACCTTGCAAACCTCTATGGTTTCGGCAGGGCGTGTCTTTGACTTAATTGATGAAAGGAATTTTGAGCCGAAGCAAGAAAATAGTTCTGCTCAGATTAAACAAGGAATCATCGAATTTCGTGATGTATCTTTTTCTTATGATGGTAAGCGACAGATTTTGGATGGTATTTCCTTTCAAGTGAAGGAAGGGGAGACGATTGCCTTTGTTGGTGCTACGGGTTCTGGAAAATCTTCCATTATCAATGTCCTCATGCGTTTTTATGAATTTCAGTCTGGTCAGGTCTTGATTGATGGTCAGGACATTCGCCAATTTTCACAGACTGAATTGCGCAAGAAGATTGGGCTGGTCTTGCAAGATCCCTTCCTCTATCATGGAACGATTGAGTCCAATATCAAAATGCACCAAGAGCTTTCCGACGAAGAAGTACAATTTGCGGCAGAATTTGTTGATGCAGATCAATTTATCCAGAAATTACCTGGTAAATACCAAGCCCCTGTTACAGAGCGCGGTAGTAGTTTTTCTACTGGTCAACGGCAATTGCTAGCCTTTGCTCGGACAGTTGCAAGTAAGCCAAAGATTTTGATTTTGGATGAAGCAACAGCCAACATTGACTCGGAAACAGAGCAGATTGTTCAACATTCGCTGGAGAAAATGCGGAAAGGTCGAACAACGATTGCGATCGCCCACCGCTTGTCCACTATCCAAGATGCCAACTGTATCTATGTGTTGGATAAGGGTAAGATTATCGAAAGTGGTAGACATGAGGAACTACTGGCAAAAGCTGGTGCCTATCATAAGATGTATCAATTACAGGCAGGAATGCTGGAGCAATCTTAGAACCTGTATTCACAATTCAGCACTTCTATCTAAGGCTAGTTTTAAGCTACTCATCGTTCGTTTTTTTCCAAATACAGTCCGTATTCCTTCAAAAAACAACCTTGATTAGCGAAAAAAGCACTTCACTTGTGTATACAGGTTCTTAAAATATACCATTTCTATCCAAAAAAACGAATGCTTCCTCGAAATCTCATCGGTTTCTGGAAACATTCGTTTTTTTATAGAGTAGTACAAACCAGACAGTCCTCGTTTTTTGATTTCCAATCTCAGGTATCAATCGTCTCTTCCCTGGCTGTTGATATGCGTTAAACTGTTAATACTCGTCAAAAATCAAAGTCTGACGTCGTTAACTCACCTTGCTGAACTTCAGTTCTAGCTACGATTTCGTTGCCTAGTCAGATTTTGATTTTTATACGTAATCTTCCAGATTACATTATTTTGTGAGTGAGCGAGGCATGCTCATCGTGGTTTGTCTCACTCCCAGACGATTGATGTATTGTAACCCTTTTCATCATTTGTGATATAATAAGGAAAATGGAGGAAATGGTATGAAAATCATAATCGTAGGTGCATCTTTTGCAGGAATGAGTGCTGCCTTGGAATGTCATCAATTGTATCCAGATGCTGATATTTTATTAATTGATAAGGAAGAAGTGGTCGGTTACTTTCCAAATGTCTTAAATTGGCAGTTGAAGGGAGAAATGAAGGCAGCTGCAGAAGCACAAAGTGGATTGGTGAATCAGATTAAGCAAACGACAATTGATTTTCGCTTGGGAGCAGAACTGGTTCAGCTAGATGCAGAAGACCAGTCCATTATCATTCGACAGGCAAAAACTAGGACAACAGAAGTTTATGATGCCCTTATTTTAGCTATGGGGGCAAGACAAGTATGGGACTTTCCAGATAAAGGCTTGGGAGAGCGGATCTTGTCTTCCAAGTATTTTTCAGATGCCCAAGAAAGCTGGCAAAAAATCGAAAAAGCCCAGTCTGTCATCATCATTGGCGGAGGGCAAATTGGCTTAGAAAGTGTAGAAGCCTTGAGTCAGTTGCCGCTGTCTGTTACACTTTTTGAAGCTGAAACTTCTCCCTTAGCCAAATATGTCGATGAGGAATTGATGCTGGACATTGAAGCTGAATTAAGAAAGCGTCATGTGAAACTTCATGTAGGAGAAACAGTCGAAACAATCTGCTTAACAGAGGATGGGAGCAAGGTTCGTGTTGAAACCCTAAAAGGTCAGTACGAAGCGGATTACCTACTCTTGGCAACGAATTTCCAACCCAATACAGATTTGGTTTCTGATGTTTTAGACTGCAATCCGGATCAGACCATTCAAGTAGATGAGTATTTACAAACGAGTCAGCCTCATATTTTTGCGATTGGCGACTTGATTCAGTTGCCATTTGCCTTTTTTGGTCAGGCTTATCTTCCTCTGATTAACCATGCGATGTTAACTGGTCGACTGGTGGCCTATAATTTAGTGTCTCCCAAGCGCCCTCTAAAAGAAGTTCAACGCATTGTTTCCAGTCATCTTTTTGGCTACAATATGACAAGTGTTGGTTTGACAGAAAGGCAAGCTCAACTTTGGACAGACGTGGATTCCGTCCTCATAAAAGCTCCCTATAGTCAATGGGAGACAGAAGAATTAACCTTCAAATTGATTGTCCAACGCTCGGATGGTCGACTGTTAGGCGGTCAACTCCTGTCGACTTCTCGTCACATTCAGCAGATGAATACCTTGGCCTTGGCTATTTCAAATGGGATGACAGCTCAGGACATGGTCGAGCAAAGTTGGCTCTGTTTGCCACGTTATACCAATCTGGTTCCGATTGTCATCGAAGCCTGTCAACGCTACCTTCACCAAAAAGAGGAGGTGAGTCATGCAGATTGAGGATCTTCTGGAAAAACGAGAGAGAGCCATTTATTTTCTGGTTCAGCGCTTGCGCAGTAGTCGATCCAGTTTACCATTAAAAGAAGTAAGCCAAGCCCTCCAGTTATCACGGCCAACCTTGATTCGCTATATCGAATCCTTTGTAGCAGAAACGCATGATGAACACCTAGGAGTATCGTTGAAAGTTCAAGAGGAAGAAGTTGTCTATACCCGCTCCAACCAGTTAGTGTACGAGAACTGGCTTGCTCATCTTTGTCAATTTAGCACCAAGTACCAGATTTTACTCTATATTTTTGATCGTGAGGAATTTTCCATTCAAGCTCTAGCCCAGCATTTACTCATGAGTGAGGCGAGTTTGAATCGGCAATTGGCTGCACTGAATCATCTTTTACAGGATTTTCAAATCAGTATTCGTAATGGAAGACTAAAAGGAAGCGAATTGCAAATTCGGTATTTTTACTATCAATTATTCTTACAGACCAAGGTGTTAAATGAGGTAAAACATCATTCTCTCTTTGCTCCTGCTTTTCGTTTTCTTCCCCTTTTTGAGCGGTTCTATGATTCGCACTTCAATTTCTTTCAAACCTTGCAACTGACTTTATGGCTAGGAATTTCACAGAGACGAGGGAGATTGCAGGAAGTTGATTTTAAGGAGACTATTCAGCTGATGACACCTTATATGGAGCAGAAATGGTACAAAGAATTACGCCAATTTTCCCTAACCCTCTCTCAATACCAATCGTCTACGATGCGAGAAGGAGAGGTGATGTCCCTTTTTGCTTTCTTGTTTAGTCAGTCGATTTTAGCGCCGCAGAAGATTGAGAGAATGCTGGCATTTGGTGGTCCGATTCGGGAGGCAACAACTTGGTCTTATCATACTATTCGTCAAGAGTTGGGGCAACATTTTCCAATTGATGAAAAAATTCTCTACTATCTCAATCAGTTATTAGGCAGTTTGTATTTTTTCAAAGGATGTCTAAAAGAGCAGGTTTGGACGACAAAGCAGGAAGAATATGTGGCTAGGGCTTCTGACTTTTTGTCCGAGGTTCTTGAGCGATTTTATCAACCGCAATTTCCAACAATTACCTTTCAAAGTAAAGAGAAAGTGTATCCATTGGCCTCTCTGTTTTCCTATCTCAACCAAGTACGACCGGTTCTTGTTCGTATCGGTTTTCTTTCCTATCAATCGCCTATTTTAGCAGAGCCAATTTTATTTCAGCTCCAAAAAGAATTTGAACGCAAGTATGCTGTAGTGATTGAGCCTGTTGTAGAAGATAAAGCATATGACCTAGTGGTTTCAGATGGTCAAGAATGCGCAGTATCGTCTATTTATTATTTTCACCAGGGCTTGTACGAGCAAGACCTGATTACCCTGAAGGAAATGATTCAGACGATTCAACTGAGCAAAGAAAAGGTTGCAGGAAGTCGCATAGAAGAGCCTAACTTTCCAATGGAGAGGCGATAGAAGCTGAAATGAGGAAGGTTTAATCGCCTATATGATTTGTCGTATCAAAAATTTTTACGAAATAAAATTTTTTGATAGGGTTTTTGGTAGAAAATAAGATACAATAGGAGTAGAGAGAAAACGGAAGCGTTTTCAAAAAAGTAAAAACGGAGGTCTCCTATGACACAAGAAAAATACATTATGGCCATTGACCAAGGTACGACAAGCTCGCGTGCCATTATCTTCAATAAAAAGGGAGAAAAAGTTGGTAGCTACCAGAAGGAATTTCCGCAAATTTTTCCAAAGCCAGGTTGGGTAGAGCATAATGCCAATCAAATTTGGAACTCAGTCCAGTCTGTCATTGCTGGTGCCTTTATCGAAAGTGGTATCAATCCTGCTCAAATCGAAGGGATTGGAATCACCAACCAACGTGAAACAACCGTTGTATGGGATAAGGAAACTGGTCTTCCTATTTATAATGCCATTGTCTGGCAATCTCGTCAGACAGCTCATCTTGCTGATCAATTAAAACATGACGGCTACTCTGACATGATTCACAAAAAGACAGGTCTTGTTATCGATGCCTATTTCTCAGCAACCAAGGTTCGTTGGATTTTAGATCAGGTTCCTGGCGCACAAGAACGAGCTGAAAAGGGCGAGTTGCTCTTTGGAACAATTGATACTTGGCTTGTTTGGAAATTGACAAACGGTCGTTGCCATGTCACAGATTACTCCAATGCAGCGCGTACCATGCTTTACAACATCAAGGAACTCAAATGGGATGATGAAATTCTTGCCCTCTTGAACATTCCAAAAGCTATCTTGCCAGAAGTCAAGTCTAACTCAGAAATTTATGGTAAGACAGCTCCATTCCATTTTTATGGGGCAGAAGTTCCGATTTCAGGTATGGCAGGTGACCAGCAAGCAGCCCTCTTTGGACAATTGGCCTTTGAACCTGGTATGGTAAAAAATACCTATGGTACAGGTTCCTTCATTGTCATGAATACAGGCGAAGAGATGCAGCTATCTGAAAATAGCCTCTTGACAACTATCGGATACGGAATCAATGGAAAAGTCTACTATGCCTTAGAAGGTTCAGTCTTTATCGCAGGTAGTGCTGTTCAATGGTTGCGTGACGGTATGCGCATGGTCAAAGAATCTCCTGAATCTGAAGAATTAGCGCGCAAGTCTACCAGCAATGATGAAGTCTATGTAGTACCAGCTTTCACAGGTCTTGGAGCACCTTATTGGAATTCAGATGCACGAGGCTCTGTCTTTGGTTTGACACGTGGAACAACAAAAGAAGATTTTGTCAAAGCAACGCTCCAATCCATTGCCTACCAAGTTCGTGATGTCATTGATGTGATGCAAATTGACTCTGGTATGCCAATTTCTGTCTTGAAAGTGGACGGTGGTGCAGCGATGAACAGTCTCCTCATGCAGTTCCAAGCAGATATTTTGGGCATTGAAATTGCACGGGCTAAAAACTTGGAAACAACAGCCCTTGGCGCAGCCTTTCTTGCAGGTCTAGCAGTTGGCTTCTGGAAAGATTTGGAGGAATTAAAGACTCTGAATGCCGTTGGTCAATCCTTCCAGCCAGCCATGAACGATGCGCGGAAAGAACAATTGTACAAAGGTTGGAAGAAAGCTGTTGCGGCAACTCAATTGTTTGCTGAAATAGATGAAGAAGAATAGAAAAGAGAGTACAAAATGGAATTTTCAAAAGAAACAAGACGATTAGCCATTGAAAAAATGCAGGA
Protein-coding sequences here:
- a CDS encoding FAD-dependent oxidoreductase, which translates into the protein MKIIIVGASFAGMSAALECHQLYPDADILLIDKEEVVGYFPNVLNWQLKGEMKAAAEAQSGLVNQIKQTTIDFRLGAELVQLDAEDQSIIIRQAKTRTTEVYDALILAMGARQVWDFPDKGLGERILSSKYFSDAQESWQKIEKAQSVIIIGGGQIGLESVEALSQLPLSVTLFEAETSPLAKYVDEELMLDIEAELRKRHVKLHVGETVETICLTEDGSKVRVETLKGQYEADYLLLATNFQPNTDLVSDVLDCNPDQTIQVDEYLQTSQPHIFAIGDLIQLPFAFFGQAYLPLINHAMLTGRLVAYNLVSPKRPLKEVQRIVSSHLFGYNMTSVGLTERQAQLWTDVDSVLIKAPYSQWETEELTFKLIVQRSDGRLLGGQLLSTSRHIQQMNTLALAISNGMTAQDMVEQSWLCLPRYTNLVPIVIEACQRYLHQKEEVSHAD
- a CDS encoding ABC transporter ATP-binding protein, producing the protein MSIIKNLWWFFKEEKRRYVIGIASLSLVAVLNLIPPKIMGHVIDAITRKSLTGSELLLQLFYLILAAFAMYGLRYVWRMYILGTSYRLGQLIRYRLFDHFTKMSPSFYQKHRTGDLMAHATNDINSLTRLAGGGVMSAVDASITALVTLVTMFFTISWQMTLIAVLPLPFMALATSKLGRKTHEATKGSQAAFSELNNKVQESVAGIKVTKSFGYQEDEITAFQEINEMAFVKNMRTMSYDVLFDPLVLLFIGGSYVLTLAVGALMIAQGQVTIGDLVTFVTYLDMLVWPLMAIGFLFNIAQRGHVSYDRIQKLLDQESDIQNPEHPVERIANGRLVYDVDQFSYEDDQTLSDIHFVLEKGQTLGLVGQTGSGKSTLIKLLLREQDVNQGKITLNGHDLRDYRLSDLRSLIGYVPQDQFLFATTILENVRFGNPSLSLAEVEAATKLSQVYEDIVAMPDGFSTLIGEKGVSLSGGQKQRLAMSRAMILDPDILILDDSLSAVDAKTEHAIIENLKETRQAKTTIISAHRLSAVVHADLILVMQNGQIIESGRHEDLLNQGGWYAQTYASQQLEMEEI
- a CDS encoding helix-turn-helix domain-containing protein, encoding MQIEDLLEKRERAIYFLVQRLRSSRSSLPLKEVSQALQLSRPTLIRYIESFVAETHDEHLGVSLKVQEEEVVYTRSNQLVYENWLAHLCQFSTKYQILLYIFDREEFSIQALAQHLLMSEASLNRQLAALNHLLQDFQISIRNGRLKGSELQIRYFYYQLFLQTKVLNEVKHHSLFAPAFRFLPLFERFYDSHFNFFQTLQLTLWLGISQRRGRLQEVDFKETIQLMTPYMEQKWYKELRQFSLTLSQYQSSTMREGEVMSLFAFLFSQSILAPQKIERMLAFGGPIREATTWSYHTIRQELGQHFPIDEKILYYLNQLLGSLYFFKGCLKEQVWTTKQEEYVARASDFLSEVLERFYQPQFPTITFQSKEKVYPLASLFSYLNQVRPVLVRIGFLSYQSPILAEPILFQLQKEFERKYAVVIEPVVEDKAYDLVVSDGQECAVSSIYYFHQGLYEQDLITLKEMIQTIQLSKEKVAGSRIEEPNFPMERR
- the nmlR gene encoding stress response transcriptional regulator NmlR, with the protein product MNIKKASELSGLSSDTIRYYEKIGLIPPIRRTSAGVRDFSEQDLAALEFVRCFRSAGVSVERLIEYISLCQDGEDEHVEERRAILVDEREKLQKKADELLAAISRLDYKIKHYKAIMLEKAK
- the glpK gene encoding glycerol kinase GlpK, translated to MTQEKYIMAIDQGTTSSRAIIFNKKGEKVGSYQKEFPQIFPKPGWVEHNANQIWNSVQSVIAGAFIESGINPAQIEGIGITNQRETTVVWDKETGLPIYNAIVWQSRQTAHLADQLKHDGYSDMIHKKTGLVIDAYFSATKVRWILDQVPGAQERAEKGELLFGTIDTWLVWKLTNGRCHVTDYSNAARTMLYNIKELKWDDEILALLNIPKAILPEVKSNSEIYGKTAPFHFYGAEVPISGMAGDQQAALFGQLAFEPGMVKNTYGTGSFIVMNTGEEMQLSENSLLTTIGYGINGKVYYALEGSVFIAGSAVQWLRDGMRMVKESPESEELARKSTSNDEVYVVPAFTGLGAPYWNSDARGSVFGLTRGTTKEDFVKATLQSIAYQVRDVIDVMQIDSGMPISVLKVDGGAAMNSLLMQFQADILGIEIARAKNLETTALGAAFLAGLAVGFWKDLEELKTLNAVGQSFQPAMNDARKEQLYKGWKKAVAATQLFAEIDEEE